The Bombus huntii isolate Logan2020A chromosome 1, iyBomHunt1.1, whole genome shotgun sequence genome contains a region encoding:
- the LOC126865129 gene encoding rho-associated protein kinase 2-like isoform X2 has product MLNIILCWICWLFWAGLPTLTAYPVSSSILTDLPYSYASSKWERYWIQYILGLLSVTATAFTLVGCLCCRRPRRPKGFQEFKDGNNIGQESVFEHSLDGLELNVPHVLVASERVQFEPLPVEHIISGPRNTTKPKPLPLSTSFFEEHDSDSNTLPEHCHEWFDAQDLCVPREKLKYLREIGHGWFGKVVEGRADLEGHRRTSKNGGVIVRILTEEATMKEKAWFLGEATPYLKLHHQNILTLLGFCLETDPYLLLFESCSVGDLKGFLLSNHDKKSQEALNKENIPIRMALDIAAGLKHMHSHGFVHTDLSARNCLVASDLSAKLGDYGTGVEKYPEDYYVVGDRALPIRWSAPESVECTDTTIETREITSQANMWSYAIFLWEIITWGNRPYHDKSDEQVIQMLLPLRTDLLSNGIQVLQTYLENCPSNIYQAIHLCLNLNPQKRPNLDEVKQLLLNEYTEYLDFEQRWENLRVNTKHVRSASLQDLRGSIDSDYWTTIVDDTPRQSSFRLGPGELVKNVPNFKNIIHHESSSETEEESWKGRIEQGVYTEKVKQKSKSVTDLMVLVHIDFDSDAELSMGAQMSEKYGKKKLPATGSDSDLRHSIHADEFDEALRKLRDPLPNNTCNKIRMLDISERPKLLTLTMDQTQTPILRLSLNDQASDTRSVASASTEACSEKHVLRLLSKGDPNFPLLRYVPDDTPSCEMLEENNKSQSNDPFKYENSDNICFPNNFSVSFGTDESNLVDVALWNHALDSALEKKVPGFLDEGEFNEYIESSSKQENNTTPKLTVTIESTPDTLQSQKHSMYNASDKFSNEEDIDINRRCLPNEDEEERKQLSTPDDEQSSDSGFRDKESCEEEENVYALIPSTSTNDSTANIPIYTEEEQLQILFELDTILDAEYYATLPDSGKMTENLTSINYTENKILCTNEDESDSIHTIDTVVEIENIENCTPNISLVETDIKLVSEDKQEIQAENVIDIKKNMELKHLSDINFSSQETDLEQHNIQTDIKYLKEQGELKQYLQNKGESEIEIKNRNEIGISNDNDNVIINANEHEDKNKIENKSKYENDIKNREENENVNSNKFEDENDKKNKNQIESKNDKENENRNKHENNIENNDERETRNKIENEKEIEKIYESDNEKEIGKINENEIEDEDSSTMSLRSDNSYVSFDIEEEFVTAIRNELREKLPCAQMSVVEPLEAHDDDNPSISSDIDSKHWDDDDSEESSNQGSGGVGISIRYNVYDSPLSPIQEERESTLTSESLISNSRDTSIASKESVTSDDVLLVDTRTNKMILLEGLGEKLQDDERDTTNGDLSEEENLDYNCSVVRSRDDKSHIMMASGGAPLPSPEEETKWQQLPSSFPLPLPLPLEDDLMSTSFGTEHGWVSQDEDDEEEEEEDDEEEDENNSSSSGEFVWKRYNEPHVEQVQIRSCLSNNEGEILDADIEDEMDAEEEGEDEEEEGGEEGGEEEEEEEEEFTPSAWNATLAPHRSALRSPDKTLKSSDQKKSVWFKKQRYHCVYEYPKETLATETQGEPTTTWEPTSYSDWEEMIDEPRLDLYPLDYDDTNHTGHEEFFVSSSNRPFQFQTSESKYVSQFFPGASTSVIEERDEIDGDEQGVPQNGIDLLNDCSQSQQYQLGELRHTRDRLKLNLSTTGSPFVSNKQTKEDNVEQLHDKENMSEFLQSIDFTQDQHILSNSLNYNTLPTVPPKDIQQKKSLDPTSSKSAQCDSQEKIEPIDKCSVLTQN; this is encoded by the exons ATGCTGAATATCATATTATGTTGGATATGTTGGCTGTTTTGGGCGGGTCTTCCGACACTTACAGCCTATCCTGTATCATCTTCTATACTGACAG ATTTGCCATACTCCTATGCCTCATCAAAATGGGAACGATATTGGATACAATATATCCTTGGTCTTTTAAGCGTTACTGCTACAGCATTTACCTTAGTTGGCTGTCTTTGTTGTCGAAGACCTAGGAGACCTAAGGGATTTCAG GAATTCAAAGATGGGAACAATATTGGTCAGGAATCAGTATTTGAACATTCTCTCGATGGTTTAGAATTGAATGTTCCACATGTGTTAGTTGCTTCAGAGAGAGTACAGTTTGAACCTTTGCCTGTAGAACATATTATATCTGGACCTAGAAATACTACAAAACCTAAACCATTACCTTTATCAACGTCTTTTTTTGAAGAACACGATTCTGATTCTAATACTCTCCCAGAACATTGTCACGAGTGGTTTGATGCACAGGACTTATGTGTACCCAGAGAAAAATTGAAGTATTTAAGAGAGATAGGTCATGGTTGGTTTGGAAAAGTTGTTGAAGGTCGTGCAGATTTAGAAGGACACAGGAGAACTTCTAAAAATGGTGGTGTTATTGTGAGAATTCTTACGGAAGAAGCTACTATGAAGGAAAAAGCCTGGTTTCTTGGAGAGGCTACTCCATATTTGAAGCTACATCATCAAAATATCTTAACTTTATTAGGATTTTGTTTAGAAACTGATCCGTATCTATTACTATTTGAGTCATGTTCAGTAGGTGACCTCAAAGgttttttattatcaaatcATGATAAAAAATCTCAAGAAGCACTTAATAAAGAAAACATCCCAATTCGGATGGCACTAGATATTGCTGCTGGATTGAAACATATGCATAGTCATGGATTTGTACATACAGATTTATCTGCCAGAAATTGTTTAGTAGCATCAGACCTATCAGCAAAATTAGGAGATTATGGAACTGGTGTAGAGAAGTACCCTGAAGATTATTATGTAGTTGGAGATCGCGCATTACCTATTAGATGGTCAGCACCAGAAAGTGTAGAATGTACTGATACTACTATCGAAACTAGAGAAATTACATCTCAAGCAAATATGTGGAGTTATGCTATCTTTCTTTGGGAAATTATTACATGGGGAAATAGACCATACCACGATAAGAGTGATGAACAAGTAATTCAAATGCTCTTACCTTTAAGAACTGATCTTTTATCAAATGGTATACAAGTATTGCAAACATACCTAGAAAATTGTCCATCAAATATATATCAAGCAATTCATTTATGTTTGAATTTAAATCCACAGAAAAGACCAAATTTGGATGAGGTAAAGCAACTTCTTTTAAATGAATATACAGAGTATTTGGATTTTGAACAAAGGTGGGAGAATTTGCGAGTTAACACTAAACATGTTCGAAGTGCTAGTTTACAAGATCTTCGAGGAAGTATAGATTCAGATTATTGGACCACTATTGTCGACGATACACCTCGACAGTCGTCATTTCGGCTCGGACCTGGTGAACTAGTAAAAAACGTaccaaattttaaaaatattattcatcaTGAATCTAGTTCTGAAACTGAAGAAGAAAGTTGGAAAGGACGAATTGAACAAGGAGTTTACACTGAAAAAGTGAAACAAAAATCTAAATCTGTTACTGATTTAATGGTACTTGTACATATCGATTTTGATTCTGATGCAGAATTATCAATGGGAGCTCAAATGTCAGAAAAATATGGGAAAAAGAAATTGCCCGCTACCGGCAGTGATAGCGATCTTAGACATAGCATTCATGCAGATGAATTTGACGAAGCATTAAGAAAATTACGAGATCCTTTGCCAAATAATACTTGTAATAAAATCAGGATGTTAGACATTTCAGAAAGGCCAAAATTACTGACATTAACTATGGATCAAACTCAAACTCCGATTTTGAGATTATCTTTAAATGATCAAGCATCTGACACTAGATCTGTTGCAAGTGCAAGTACAGAAGCATGCAGTGAAAAACATGTATTAAGACTTCTGTCAAAGGGGGATCCTAATTTTCCTCTTCTACGTTATGTACCTGATGATACACCTTCTTGCGAAATGTTagaagaaaacaataaatctCAATCTAATGATCCATTTAAGTATGAAAACAGCGAcaatatttgttttcctaataATTTCTCAGTTAGTTTTGGGACTGATGAAAGCAATTTAGTTGATGTTGCACTTTGGAATCATGCATTGGATTCTGCTTTAGAAAAGAAAGTACCTGGTTTCTTGGATGAAGGTgaatttaatgaatatatAGAATCTTCGTCTAAACAAGAAAATAATACCACACCAAAATTAACTGTAACTATTGAATCTACACCAGATACTTTACAATCTCAGAAACACTCTATGTATAATGCAAGTGATAAATTTTCTAATGAAGAAGATATAGACATAAACCGAAGATGTTTACCAAatgaagatgaagaagaaagaaaacaattaTCTACACCTGATGATGAGCAAAGTTCTGATTCTGGATTTAGAGATAAAGAATCCTgtgaagaagaagagaatgtTTATGCTTTAATTCCTTCCACCTCTACTAATGATTCTACAGCGAATATACCAATATATACTGAAGAAGAACAGTTACAAATCTTATTTGAACTTGATACTATTCTTGATGCAGAGTACTATGCAACACTTCCTGATTCTGGAAAAATGACAGAAAACTTAACTTCAATTAATTatacagaaaataaaattctttgtaCAAATGAAGATGAATCTGATTCTATTCATACTATAGATACTGTAGTTGAAATAGAGAATATTGAAAATTGTACCCCTAATATTAGTTTAGTAGAAACTGACATAAAATTAGTATCAGAAGATAAACAAGAAATACAGGCAGAAAATGTGATtgatattaagaaaaatatggaattaaaacatttaagtgatatcaatttttcttctcaAGAAACAGATTTGGAGCAACATAATATACAAACAGATATTAAGTATCTCAAAGAACAAGGTgaattaaaacaatatttacaaaataaggGCGAAAGTGAAATTGagattaaaaatagaaatgaaattggAATTAGTAATGACAATgataatgtaattattaatgCAAATGAACATGAggacaaaaataaaattgaaaataaaagcaaatacgaaaatgatattaaaaatagagaagaaaatgaaaatgtaaattcaaataaatttgaagatgaaaatgataagaaaaataaaaatcaaattgaaagtaaaaatgataaagaaaatgaaaatagaaataaacatgaaaataatattgaaaataatgaTGAAAGAGAAactagaaataaaattgaaaatgaaaaagaaatagaaaagataTATGAAAGTGacaatgaaaaagaaataggcaaaataaatgaaaatgaaattgaagATGAAGATAGTTCTACAATGAGTTTACGTAGTGATAATTCTTATGTATCATTTGATATAGAAGAAGAGTTTGTAACAGCAATTCGAAATGAACTTAGAGAGAAATTACCTTGTGCTCAGATGTCTGTTGTAGAACCATTAGAAGCTCACGATGATGATAATCCATCTATATCTAGTGATATAGATAGTAAACATTGGGACGATGATGATAGTGAAGAATCTTCTAATCAAGGTAGTGGAGGAGTGGGTATTTCAATAAG gTATAATGTATATGATTCACCACTTAGTCCAATCCAAGAAGAACGTGAAAGTACTCTTACCTCGGAGTCTTTAATATCAAATTCTAGGGATACATCAATCGCTTCAAAAGAATCTGTTACTTCGGATGATGTATTATTAGTTGATACTCGaacaaataaaatgattttgtTAGAAGGACTAGGAGAAAAACTACAAGATGATGAACGAGATACAACCAATGGAGACTTATCTGAAGAAGAAAATCTGGATTATAATTGTTCGGTAGTTCGTTCTCGTGATGATAAGTCGCACATTATGATGGCGAGTGGTGGAGCACCTTTACCAAGTCCAGAGGAGGAAACTAAATGGCAACAATTGCCTTCATCTTTTCCATTGCCATTACCTTTACCATTAGAAGATGATTTAATGTCAACAAGTTTTGGAACAGAGCATGGGTGGGTTAGTCAGGATGAAGAtgatgaagaagaagaggaggaagatGACGAAGAAGAGGATGAAAATAATAGCTCCAGCTCTGGTGAATTTGTATGGAAA AGGTATAATGAACCGCATGTCGAGCAAGTGCAAATTCGAAGTTGTTTAAGTAATAATGAAGGAGAAATACTAGATGCTGATATCGAAGATGAAATGGATGCAGAAGAAGAAGGGGAGGATGAAGAGGAAGAAGGTGGAGAagaaggaggagaagaagaagaagaggaagaagaagaatttacACCATCAGCTTGGAATGCAACATTAGCGCCTCATCGTTCTGCACTAAGATCTCCagataaaacattaaaatctaGT GATCAAAAAAAGAGTGTGTGGTTTAAGAAACAGCGCTATCACTGTGTATACGAATACCCGAAGGAAACACTGGCTACAGAAACTCAAGGAGAACCAACCACTACTTGGGAGCCAACTTCATATAGtg ATTGGGAGGAAATGATAGACGAACCACGATTAGATCTGTATCCCCTTGATTATGATGATACCAATCATACTG GACACGAAGAGTTTTTTGTGAGCAGTTCAAATCGTCCGTTTCAATTTCAAACTAGCGAGAGTAAATATGTTAGTCAATTCTTTCCTGGTGCGTCTACGTCAGTGATTGAAGAACGAGACGAAATAGATGGTGATGAACAAGGAGTACCACAAAACGGAATAGACTTGTTAAATGATTGTAGTCAAAGTCAACAATATCAATTAGGAGAATTAAGGCATACTAGAGATCgtttaaaattgaatttatctACAACTGGCTCACCCTTTGTTTCTAATAAACAAACAAAAGAGGATAATGTAGAACAGTTGCATGATAAAGAAAACATGTCAGAATTCTTGCAAAGTATAGACTTTACACAGGACCAACATATTCTATCAAACTCCTtgaattacaatacgttaccAACGGTGCCTCCCAAAGACATTCAACAAAAAAAGAGTCTTGATCCGACTTCTTCAAAAAGTGCCCAATGTGATAGTCAAGAAAAAATTGAGCCTATTGACAAGTGTAGTGTTTTGACTCAGAACTAA
- the LOC126865129 gene encoding rho-associated protein kinase 2-like isoform X1, which translates to MLNIILCWICWLFWAGLPTLTAYPVSSSILTDLPYSYASSKWERYWIQYILGLLSVTATAFTLVGCLCCRRPRRPKGFQDKTGKCNQEFKDGNNIGQESVFEHSLDGLELNVPHVLVASERVQFEPLPVEHIISGPRNTTKPKPLPLSTSFFEEHDSDSNTLPEHCHEWFDAQDLCVPREKLKYLREIGHGWFGKVVEGRADLEGHRRTSKNGGVIVRILTEEATMKEKAWFLGEATPYLKLHHQNILTLLGFCLETDPYLLLFESCSVGDLKGFLLSNHDKKSQEALNKENIPIRMALDIAAGLKHMHSHGFVHTDLSARNCLVASDLSAKLGDYGTGVEKYPEDYYVVGDRALPIRWSAPESVECTDTTIETREITSQANMWSYAIFLWEIITWGNRPYHDKSDEQVIQMLLPLRTDLLSNGIQVLQTYLENCPSNIYQAIHLCLNLNPQKRPNLDEVKQLLLNEYTEYLDFEQRWENLRVNTKHVRSASLQDLRGSIDSDYWTTIVDDTPRQSSFRLGPGELVKNVPNFKNIIHHESSSETEEESWKGRIEQGVYTEKVKQKSKSVTDLMVLVHIDFDSDAELSMGAQMSEKYGKKKLPATGSDSDLRHSIHADEFDEALRKLRDPLPNNTCNKIRMLDISERPKLLTLTMDQTQTPILRLSLNDQASDTRSVASASTEACSEKHVLRLLSKGDPNFPLLRYVPDDTPSCEMLEENNKSQSNDPFKYENSDNICFPNNFSVSFGTDESNLVDVALWNHALDSALEKKVPGFLDEGEFNEYIESSSKQENNTTPKLTVTIESTPDTLQSQKHSMYNASDKFSNEEDIDINRRCLPNEDEEERKQLSTPDDEQSSDSGFRDKESCEEEENVYALIPSTSTNDSTANIPIYTEEEQLQILFELDTILDAEYYATLPDSGKMTENLTSINYTENKILCTNEDESDSIHTIDTVVEIENIENCTPNISLVETDIKLVSEDKQEIQAENVIDIKKNMELKHLSDINFSSQETDLEQHNIQTDIKYLKEQGELKQYLQNKGESEIEIKNRNEIGISNDNDNVIINANEHEDKNKIENKSKYENDIKNREENENVNSNKFEDENDKKNKNQIESKNDKENENRNKHENNIENNDERETRNKIENEKEIEKIYESDNEKEIGKINENEIEDEDSSTMSLRSDNSYVSFDIEEEFVTAIRNELREKLPCAQMSVVEPLEAHDDDNPSISSDIDSKHWDDDDSEESSNQGSGGVGISIRYNVYDSPLSPIQEERESTLTSESLISNSRDTSIASKESVTSDDVLLVDTRTNKMILLEGLGEKLQDDERDTTNGDLSEEENLDYNCSVVRSRDDKSHIMMASGGAPLPSPEEETKWQQLPSSFPLPLPLPLEDDLMSTSFGTEHGWVSQDEDDEEEEEEDDEEEDENNSSSSGEFVWKRYNEPHVEQVQIRSCLSNNEGEILDADIEDEMDAEEEGEDEEEEGGEEGGEEEEEEEEEFTPSAWNATLAPHRSALRSPDKTLKSSDQKKSVWFKKQRYHCVYEYPKETLATETQGEPTTTWEPTSYSDWEEMIDEPRLDLYPLDYDDTNHTGHEEFFVSSSNRPFQFQTSESKYVSQFFPGASTSVIEERDEIDGDEQGVPQNGIDLLNDCSQSQQYQLGELRHTRDRLKLNLSTTGSPFVSNKQTKEDNVEQLHDKENMSEFLQSIDFTQDQHILSNSLNYNTLPTVPPKDIQQKKSLDPTSSKSAQCDSQEKIEPIDKCSVLTQN; encoded by the exons ATGCTGAATATCATATTATGTTGGATATGTTGGCTGTTTTGGGCGGGTCTTCCGACACTTACAGCCTATCCTGTATCATCTTCTATACTGACAG ATTTGCCATACTCCTATGCCTCATCAAAATGGGAACGATATTGGATACAATATATCCTTGGTCTTTTAAGCGTTACTGCTACAGCATTTACCTTAGTTGGCTGTCTTTGTTGTCGAAGACCTAGGAGACCTAAGGGATTTCAG GACAAAACAGGAAAGTGCAATCAG GAATTCAAAGATGGGAACAATATTGGTCAGGAATCAGTATTTGAACATTCTCTCGATGGTTTAGAATTGAATGTTCCACATGTGTTAGTTGCTTCAGAGAGAGTACAGTTTGAACCTTTGCCTGTAGAACATATTATATCTGGACCTAGAAATACTACAAAACCTAAACCATTACCTTTATCAACGTCTTTTTTTGAAGAACACGATTCTGATTCTAATACTCTCCCAGAACATTGTCACGAGTGGTTTGATGCACAGGACTTATGTGTACCCAGAGAAAAATTGAAGTATTTAAGAGAGATAGGTCATGGTTGGTTTGGAAAAGTTGTTGAAGGTCGTGCAGATTTAGAAGGACACAGGAGAACTTCTAAAAATGGTGGTGTTATTGTGAGAATTCTTACGGAAGAAGCTACTATGAAGGAAAAAGCCTGGTTTCTTGGAGAGGCTACTCCATATTTGAAGCTACATCATCAAAATATCTTAACTTTATTAGGATTTTGTTTAGAAACTGATCCGTATCTATTACTATTTGAGTCATGTTCAGTAGGTGACCTCAAAGgttttttattatcaaatcATGATAAAAAATCTCAAGAAGCACTTAATAAAGAAAACATCCCAATTCGGATGGCACTAGATATTGCTGCTGGATTGAAACATATGCATAGTCATGGATTTGTACATACAGATTTATCTGCCAGAAATTGTTTAGTAGCATCAGACCTATCAGCAAAATTAGGAGATTATGGAACTGGTGTAGAGAAGTACCCTGAAGATTATTATGTAGTTGGAGATCGCGCATTACCTATTAGATGGTCAGCACCAGAAAGTGTAGAATGTACTGATACTACTATCGAAACTAGAGAAATTACATCTCAAGCAAATATGTGGAGTTATGCTATCTTTCTTTGGGAAATTATTACATGGGGAAATAGACCATACCACGATAAGAGTGATGAACAAGTAATTCAAATGCTCTTACCTTTAAGAACTGATCTTTTATCAAATGGTATACAAGTATTGCAAACATACCTAGAAAATTGTCCATCAAATATATATCAAGCAATTCATTTATGTTTGAATTTAAATCCACAGAAAAGACCAAATTTGGATGAGGTAAAGCAACTTCTTTTAAATGAATATACAGAGTATTTGGATTTTGAACAAAGGTGGGAGAATTTGCGAGTTAACACTAAACATGTTCGAAGTGCTAGTTTACAAGATCTTCGAGGAAGTATAGATTCAGATTATTGGACCACTATTGTCGACGATACACCTCGACAGTCGTCATTTCGGCTCGGACCTGGTGAACTAGTAAAAAACGTaccaaattttaaaaatattattcatcaTGAATCTAGTTCTGAAACTGAAGAAGAAAGTTGGAAAGGACGAATTGAACAAGGAGTTTACACTGAAAAAGTGAAACAAAAATCTAAATCTGTTACTGATTTAATGGTACTTGTACATATCGATTTTGATTCTGATGCAGAATTATCAATGGGAGCTCAAATGTCAGAAAAATATGGGAAAAAGAAATTGCCCGCTACCGGCAGTGATAGCGATCTTAGACATAGCATTCATGCAGATGAATTTGACGAAGCATTAAGAAAATTACGAGATCCTTTGCCAAATAATACTTGTAATAAAATCAGGATGTTAGACATTTCAGAAAGGCCAAAATTACTGACATTAACTATGGATCAAACTCAAACTCCGATTTTGAGATTATCTTTAAATGATCAAGCATCTGACACTAGATCTGTTGCAAGTGCAAGTACAGAAGCATGCAGTGAAAAACATGTATTAAGACTTCTGTCAAAGGGGGATCCTAATTTTCCTCTTCTACGTTATGTACCTGATGATACACCTTCTTGCGAAATGTTagaagaaaacaataaatctCAATCTAATGATCCATTTAAGTATGAAAACAGCGAcaatatttgttttcctaataATTTCTCAGTTAGTTTTGGGACTGATGAAAGCAATTTAGTTGATGTTGCACTTTGGAATCATGCATTGGATTCTGCTTTAGAAAAGAAAGTACCTGGTTTCTTGGATGAAGGTgaatttaatgaatatatAGAATCTTCGTCTAAACAAGAAAATAATACCACACCAAAATTAACTGTAACTATTGAATCTACACCAGATACTTTACAATCTCAGAAACACTCTATGTATAATGCAAGTGATAAATTTTCTAATGAAGAAGATATAGACATAAACCGAAGATGTTTACCAAatgaagatgaagaagaaagaaaacaattaTCTACACCTGATGATGAGCAAAGTTCTGATTCTGGATTTAGAGATAAAGAATCCTgtgaagaagaagagaatgtTTATGCTTTAATTCCTTCCACCTCTACTAATGATTCTACAGCGAATATACCAATATATACTGAAGAAGAACAGTTACAAATCTTATTTGAACTTGATACTATTCTTGATGCAGAGTACTATGCAACACTTCCTGATTCTGGAAAAATGACAGAAAACTTAACTTCAATTAATTatacagaaaataaaattctttgtaCAAATGAAGATGAATCTGATTCTATTCATACTATAGATACTGTAGTTGAAATAGAGAATATTGAAAATTGTACCCCTAATATTAGTTTAGTAGAAACTGACATAAAATTAGTATCAGAAGATAAACAAGAAATACAGGCAGAAAATGTGATtgatattaagaaaaatatggaattaaaacatttaagtgatatcaatttttcttctcaAGAAACAGATTTGGAGCAACATAATATACAAACAGATATTAAGTATCTCAAAGAACAAGGTgaattaaaacaatatttacaaaataaggGCGAAAGTGAAATTGagattaaaaatagaaatgaaattggAATTAGTAATGACAATgataatgtaattattaatgCAAATGAACATGAggacaaaaataaaattgaaaataaaagcaaatacgaaaatgatattaaaaatagagaagaaaatgaaaatgtaaattcaaataaatttgaagatgaaaatgataagaaaaataaaaatcaaattgaaagtaaaaatgataaagaaaatgaaaatagaaataaacatgaaaataatattgaaaataatgaTGAAAGAGAAactagaaataaaattgaaaatgaaaaagaaatagaaaagataTATGAAAGTGacaatgaaaaagaaataggcaaaataaatgaaaatgaaattgaagATGAAGATAGTTCTACAATGAGTTTACGTAGTGATAATTCTTATGTATCATTTGATATAGAAGAAGAGTTTGTAACAGCAATTCGAAATGAACTTAGAGAGAAATTACCTTGTGCTCAGATGTCTGTTGTAGAACCATTAGAAGCTCACGATGATGATAATCCATCTATATCTAGTGATATAGATAGTAAACATTGGGACGATGATGATAGTGAAGAATCTTCTAATCAAGGTAGTGGAGGAGTGGGTATTTCAATAAG gTATAATGTATATGATTCACCACTTAGTCCAATCCAAGAAGAACGTGAAAGTACTCTTACCTCGGAGTCTTTAATATCAAATTCTAGGGATACATCAATCGCTTCAAAAGAATCTGTTACTTCGGATGATGTATTATTAGTTGATACTCGaacaaataaaatgattttgtTAGAAGGACTAGGAGAAAAACTACAAGATGATGAACGAGATACAACCAATGGAGACTTATCTGAAGAAGAAAATCTGGATTATAATTGTTCGGTAGTTCGTTCTCGTGATGATAAGTCGCACATTATGATGGCGAGTGGTGGAGCACCTTTACCAAGTCCAGAGGAGGAAACTAAATGGCAACAATTGCCTTCATCTTTTCCATTGCCATTACCTTTACCATTAGAAGATGATTTAATGTCAACAAGTTTTGGAACAGAGCATGGGTGGGTTAGTCAGGATGAAGAtgatgaagaagaagaggaggaagatGACGAAGAAGAGGATGAAAATAATAGCTCCAGCTCTGGTGAATTTGTATGGAAA AGGTATAATGAACCGCATGTCGAGCAAGTGCAAATTCGAAGTTGTTTAAGTAATAATGAAGGAGAAATACTAGATGCTGATATCGAAGATGAAATGGATGCAGAAGAAGAAGGGGAGGATGAAGAGGAAGAAGGTGGAGAagaaggaggagaagaagaagaagaggaagaagaagaatttacACCATCAGCTTGGAATGCAACATTAGCGCCTCATCGTTCTGCACTAAGATCTCCagataaaacattaaaatctaGT GATCAAAAAAAGAGTGTGTGGTTTAAGAAACAGCGCTATCACTGTGTATACGAATACCCGAAGGAAACACTGGCTACAGAAACTCAAGGAGAACCAACCACTACTTGGGAGCCAACTTCATATAGtg ATTGGGAGGAAATGATAGACGAACCACGATTAGATCTGTATCCCCTTGATTATGATGATACCAATCATACTG GACACGAAGAGTTTTTTGTGAGCAGTTCAAATCGTCCGTTTCAATTTCAAACTAGCGAGAGTAAATATGTTAGTCAATTCTTTCCTGGTGCGTCTACGTCAGTGATTGAAGAACGAGACGAAATAGATGGTGATGAACAAGGAGTACCACAAAACGGAATAGACTTGTTAAATGATTGTAGTCAAAGTCAACAATATCAATTAGGAGAATTAAGGCATACTAGAGATCgtttaaaattgaatttatctACAACTGGCTCACCCTTTGTTTCTAATAAACAAACAAAAGAGGATAATGTAGAACAGTTGCATGATAAAGAAAACATGTCAGAATTCTTGCAAAGTATAGACTTTACACAGGACCAACATATTCTATCAAACTCCTtgaattacaatacgttaccAACGGTGCCTCCCAAAGACATTCAACAAAAAAAGAGTCTTGATCCGACTTCTTCAAAAAGTGCCCAATGTGATAGTCAAGAAAAAATTGAGCCTATTGACAAGTGTAGTGTTTTGACTCAGAACTAA